The nucleotide window GTTAAACTGTGGCTCATGGCACTCGTGGTCCAGAAATACGGCGGCACCAGCGTCGGCGACGTCGACCGCATTCACAAGGTGGCGGCCCGCATCGCTAGAAACGTCGAGGGCGGCGACAAGGTGGCGGTGACGGTCTCGGCGATGGGGCGGACCACCGACGGCCTGATTCGCCTGGCCAGGGAGATCACGCCCCGGCCCAGCCGCCGCGAGCTCGACGTCTTGATGGTGACCGGTGAGCAGCAGTCGGTGGCGCTGGTGACGATGGCGCTGCAACACCTGGGCGTCCGGGCGCGCTCCTTTACGGGTGCTCAGGCGGGCTTTGTCACCGACGGCTTCTTTGGCGGCGCGCGCATCCGCGAAGTCAGGCCCGACCGGCTCCTCGCGGCTTTCGAGGACCACGACGTGGCCGTCATCGCCGGCTTCCAGGGCGTGGACGAGGCGGGCAACCTGACGACGTTGGGCCGCGGCGGCTCCGACACCACCGCGGTGGCGGTGGCGGCCGCCCTGGGCGCGCGCGAGTGCGAGATCTACACCGACACCGAGGGCGTCTACACCACCGACCCGCACCTCATCCCCGCGGCGACGAAGCTGGACGCCATCGACTACGACGAGATGCTCGAGCTGGCCTCGGTGGGCGCCCAGGTTCTGCACCCGCGCAGCGTCTGGTACGCGCGCCGCTACGGCGTGGTGATCCACGTGCGCTCGAGCTTTTCCTACAACACCGGCACCCTGGTGAAAGAGGTAAAAAGGGTTGGTGAGCTGAAAGGCGGCGACAGAGTGAAGACCGACAAGCCCGTGACCGGCGTGGCGCTCGACCGCAACCATGCCCGTATCAACCTGCTCGGCGTGCCCGACGTGCCGGGCGTTGCCGCGCAAGTCTTTCGCGCGCTCGGCGACGCCGGCGTCAACGTGGACATGATCATCCAGGGGGTGCCGGGCAGCGACGAGAGCCGCCAGCAGATGGCCTTTACCGTCAGCAAGGATAGAACCGAAGACGCGTTGGGGGCGGTGGCGCCGGTCCTGGCGCGGCTCGGCGGCGAGGCCGTGGCTGACCCCGAGATCGCCAAGATCTCCATCGTGGGCGTCGCCGTCGGCTCGACGCCCGGCGTCGCCGGGAGGATGTTCGCGGCCGTCTCGGCGGTGGGCGCCAACATCGAGATGATCGCCACCAGCGAGGTGCGCATCTCGGTGGTCATCCCCGCCGCCCAGGCCGAGGAGGCGCTCAGGTCGGTCCACAGCGAGTTCGGGCTCGAGCGCTGAGAGCCGCCTCACGCTTCGTGGTTTGTGGGACAGACCGCACACTCCACCTCGGGGCTGTGGCAGGCTAAGGGTTGGACATGTGTCCACTTTTTTTCTGCAACCATCCGAAAGGAGTTGTCCATGCAACGATTTTTTAGCCTAGCAGGACTCATCGTGCTCGCTGCGCTGCTCGCCGCCTGCGGTCAGCGGGGCCTTCCCGAGGCGGTGACCGGCAACCTCCAAGTGAGCGTCGAGGGTGTAGACAGCGCCGAGGTCAGTGTCTTGACGGCAGTGGGCACCGAGG belongs to Deinococcota bacterium and includes:
- a CDS encoding aspartate kinase, encoding MALVVQKYGGTSVGDVDRIHKVAARIARNVEGGDKVAVTVSAMGRTTDGLIRLAREITPRPSRRELDVLMVTGEQQSVALVTMALQHLGVRARSFTGAQAGFVTDGFFGGARIREVRPDRLLAAFEDHDVAVIAGFQGVDEAGNLTTLGRGGSDTTAVAVAAALGARECEIYTDTEGVYTTDPHLIPAATKLDAIDYDEMLELASVGAQVLHPRSVWYARRYGVVIHVRSSFSYNTGTLVKEVKRVGELKGGDRVKTDKPVTGVALDRNHARINLLGVPDVPGVAAQVFRALGDAGVNVDMIIQGVPGSDESRQQMAFTVSKDRTEDALGAVAPVLARLGGEAVADPEIAKISIVGVAVGSTPGVAGRMFAAVSAVGANIEMIATSEVRISVVIPAAQAEEALRSVHSEFGLER